A genomic segment from bacterium encodes:
- a CDS encoding PilT/PilU family type 4a pilus ATPase: protein MDNYQREIEELMLVAAEQGASDLHIAPGRPPVLRVDGELIQLAQKQIVTPERSEGLCLALMDEEKKLRFKKFKEIDFAFSFKDKIRFRTNIYIQKGYTSAALRLIPHKIKSIDELGLPHVLKDFTRPSQGFVIVSGPTGHGKSTTLAALIDEINHKRSDHIITIEDPIEYIFTPDRAIIEQREVGMDTLSFNRALRSIFRQDADVVMLGEMRDKETIATAVTAAETGHLVFATLHTNSASQTVDRILDSFPPEQQAQIRLQLAGALLGIVSQRLVPKVDGGLVPAVEVLIANYAVRNLIRENKIHQIDLVIETSTDKGMISLNRSLSELVRQGQISLENAEIYSLNPSELSTLLSR, encoded by the coding sequence ATGGATAACTATCAACGCGAAATAGAAGAGTTAATGCTTGTGGCGGCCGAACAAGGGGCGTCCGATTTGCATATTGCGCCCGGCCGTCCGCCGGTGTTGCGTGTTGATGGCGAACTGATTCAACTGGCTCAAAAACAGATTGTAACCCCCGAACGTTCCGAAGGGTTGTGTTTAGCCTTGATGGATGAAGAAAAAAAACTGCGTTTTAAAAAATTTAAGGAAATAGATTTTGCCTTTAGCTTTAAAGATAAAATAAGATTCAGGACCAATATTTATATTCAAAAAGGTTATACTTCTGCGGCTTTAAGACTGATTCCCCACAAAATAAAAAGTATAGATGAACTGGGTTTGCCCCATGTTTTAAAAGATTTTACTAGGCCCAGCCAAGGCTTCGTAATTGTTTCTGGCCCCACAGGGCATGGCAAGTCAACCACCTTGGCCGCCTTAATAGATGAAATAAATCATAAGCGTTCGGATCATATAATTACCATAGAAGACCCGATAGAATATATTTTTACGCCGGATCGCGCCATTATAGAACAGCGCGAAGTTGGTATGGATACCTTAAGTTTTAACAGGGCGTTAAGGTCTATTTTTAGGCAGGATGCCGATGTGGTTATGTTAGGCGAAATGAGAGACAAAGAAACTATTGCTACAGCCGTTACAGCCGCCGAAACGGGCCATTTAGTTTTTGCCACGTTGCATACAAATTCAGCCTCGCAGACTGTAGATAGAATTTTAGATAGCTTTCCGCCGGAACAACAAGCTCAAATAAGATTGCAATTAGCTGGTGCTCTTTTGGGTATAGTTTCTCAACGCTTGGTGCCTAAAGTAGATGGCGGTTTAGTGCCGGCCGTGGAAGTTTTGATAGCTAATTATGCCGTTAGAAATTTAATTCGAGAAAATAAAATACATCAAATAGATTTAGTTATAGAAACCAGCACAGATAAAGGTATGATTTCTTTAAACAGATCGCTTTCAGAATTAGTTAGACAAGGGCAGATATCGCTAGAAAATGCGGAAATATATTCGCTAAATCCGTCCGAACTCTCTACTTTACTATCGCGTTAA
- a CDS encoding response regulator: MSHKILLVEDDPFLLDMYSTKFKEVGFDVVVAQDGEMGLAKAKEIMPELILLDIVLPKKDGFEVLKILKSDPVMAKIPVVMLTNLGLDSDVKRGLELGAQSYIIKAHFTPTEVVAKVKDILK; the protein is encoded by the coding sequence ATGTCACATAAGATATTACTTGTGGAGGATGACCCGTTTCTTTTGGATATGTACTCTACAAAATTTAAAGAGGTTGGTTTTGATGTGGTTGTGGCTCAAGATGGAGAAATGGGTCTGGCTAAAGCCAAAGAAATTATGCCCGAACTTATTCTTTTAGATATTGTTTTACCAAAAAAAGATGGTTTTGAAGTTTTAAAAATATTAAAATCTGATCCTGTTATGGCAAAAATTCCGGTGGTAATGCTTACCAATTTAGGTTTAGACAGCGATGTTAAAAGAGGTTTGGAACTAGGCGCGCAAAGTTATATTATAAAGGCGCATTTTACGCCTACAGAAGTAGTGGCGAAGGTTAAAGATATTTTAAAGTAA
- a CDS encoding ATPase, T2SS/T4P/T4SS family: MLEKLIAYLIDNNLIKESQAKSLALSALSNVAELEQILLKNFLIKPAEFLKAKSAIMGLPLLELTGKNIPPEVLQLLPEDAVLHYKFLPVEKNGNNLIVGMVDPDDVEGREALKFISVKNGFMPNVYVILDSDFANVSQKYRNLGKEVTSALEQLNQELIEDVEKLGTEEFTGEKVEQLAAEAPITKVVAVMLRYAVEGKASDIHIEPLENETRIRFRLDGALHSSMTLPKSTHNAIISRIKVLSNLKIDETRIPQDGRFRTKVGANNVDFRVSSLPTTFGEKIALRILDPNAGVGNFTDLGLIGKSLEIYERAIKNPFGVILITGPTGSGKSTTLYTTLNYVNKEGVNIITLEDPVEYYIPGVNQSQIKPEIEYTFASGLRSILRQDPNIIMVGEIRDKETAGLATHAALTGHLVFSTLHTNNAVGIIPRLVDMDVDKFLIPSTLVAGMAQRLVKKMCKDCAKPMALPDKFSKVVNETLAEVPEAEAEKYGIKKPYKIFEAKGCATCGHKGTKGRLAIFEAIEMNKEMEKVILSKELSDYIIAEEAKRQGMITMKQDGIMKALVGLVSIEEVLRVVEE; encoded by the coding sequence ATGCTAGAAAAATTAATTGCATATCTTATAGACAATAATTTAATTAAAGAGAGCCAGGCTAAATCGCTGGCTCTATCTGCGCTTAGCAATGTGGCGGAATTAGAGCAAATTTTATTAAAGAATTTTTTAATAAAACCAGCGGAATTTCTTAAAGCCAAAAGCGCTATTATGGGTTTACCCCTGCTTGAACTTACCGGCAAAAATATTCCGCCAGAGGTTCTACAGCTTTTGCCCGAAGACGCCGTTTTGCATTATAAGTTTTTACCAGTAGAGAAAAATGGCAACAATTTAATAGTGGGCATGGTTGATCCGGATGATGTTGAGGGCAGAGAAGCTTTAAAGTTTATTTCTGTAAAAAATGGTTTCATGCCCAATGTTTATGTTATTTTAGATTCTGATTTTGCCAATGTTTCTCAAAAGTATAGAAATCTTGGTAAAGAGGTTACCAGCGCCCTTGAACAGTTAAATCAAGAATTAATCGAAGATGTCGAAAAACTTGGTACAGAGGAATTTACCGGCGAAAAAGTTGAACAGCTAGCCGCCGAAGCTCCCATAACTAAAGTTGTGGCGGTTATGCTTCGGTATGCAGTCGAAGGCAAGGCTTCCGATATTCACATAGAACCGCTAGAAAATGAAACGAGAATTCGTTTTCGTTTAGATGGCGCTTTGCATTCATCAATGACACTGCCCAAAAGCACGCATAACGCCATAATCAGCCGTATAAAAGTTTTATCTAACCTTAAAATAGATGAAACTAGAATTCCCCAGGATGGTAGGTTTCGCACTAAGGTTGGCGCCAACAATGTGGATTTTAGGGTTTCTTCTTTGCCCACGACTTTTGGTGAAAAAATTGCTCTAAGAATTTTAGATCCCAACGCGGGTGTAGGAAATTTTACGGATTTAGGTTTGATTGGAAAAAGTTTAGAAATTTATGAAAGAGCTATTAAAAACCCCTTCGGCGTTATTTTAATTACGGGTCCCACTGGTTCTGGCAAATCTACTACGCTTTACACCACGCTTAATTATGTAAATAAAGAAGGCGTCAATATTATTACTTTGGAAGATCCGGTGGAATATTATATTCCGGGCGTTAACCAATCTCAAATCAAACCCGAAATTGAGTACACTTTTGCTTCGGGCTTAAGGAGCATCTTAAGGCAAGATCCTAATATTATTATGGTAGGCGAAATTCGCGATAAAGAAACTGCCGGTTTAGCTACGCATGCTGCTTTAACGGGGCACTTAGTTTTTTCTACGCTTCACACTAATAATGCGGTGGGTATAATACCCCGCTTGGTGGATATGGATGTAGATAAATTTTTGATTCCATCTACGCTGGTGGCCGGCATGGCTCAAAGATTGGTTAAAAAGATGTGCAAAGACTGCGCTAAGCCGATGGCTTTGCCAGATAAATTTTCTAAGGTGGTTAACGAAACCTTGGCCGAGGTGCCCGAAGCCGAAGCCGAAAAATATGGAATAAAAAAACCGTATAAGATTTTTGAAGCTAAGGGTTGCGCTACTTGTGGTCATAAAGGTACCAAAGGCCGACTGGCTATTTTTGAAGCTATCGAAATGAATAAAGAAATGGAAAAGGTTATTTTAAGCAAGGAACTATCGGATTATATTATAGCTGAAGAGGCCAAAAGACAGGGGATGATTACCATGAAACAGGATGGTATAATGAAAGCGTTGGTGGGGCTGGTTTCTATTGAAGAAGTTTTGAGAGTAGTAGAAGAGTAA
- the pilO gene encoding type 4a pilus biogenesis protein PilO, protein MNSKLIINSIVFAGAFLVVWFLLLPTWGDVSTLRKEVGLKKTSIELEKKIIEKLNSINQVLDSQKSNVERLEQAIPSSEFKPELISIMESLANQNGLSLVSVNIEAPNETTGVTSNRRGQTVSKETISKLLININASGTYSSFKSWLAAVQKSLRIIDVGQISFSITKKKTAEGESLPNIDPAIDYNIGMKTYILKK, encoded by the coding sequence ATGAATAGCAAGTTAATAATTAATTCAATTGTTTTTGCCGGCGCCTTTTTAGTTGTGTGGTTCTTGCTTCTACCAACCTGGGGTGATGTTTCAACTTTAAGAAAAGAGGTTGGTTTAAAAAAGACCTCTATAGAATTGGAGAAAAAAATTATTGAAAAATTAAATTCTATAAACCAAGTTTTAGATTCTCAAAAAAGTAATGTGGAGCGGTTAGAGCAAGCTATTCCCAGTTCTGAATTTAAGCCGGAATTAATAAGCATTATGGAAAGCTTAGCCAACCAAAATGGTCTTAGCTTGGTCTCTGTAAATATTGAAGCCCCCAACGAAACTACAGGTGTTACTTCTAACCGCAGGGGCCAAACTGTATCCAAAGAAACCATAAGTAAGTTGCTCATAAATATAAATGCTTCGGGCACTTATTCTTCTTTTAAATCTTGGTTGGCGGCGGTGCAAAAAAGTTTAAGAATCATAGATGTCGGCCAGATTTCTTTTTCTATAACAAAAAAGAAAACAGCTGAAGGAGAAAGTTTGCCCAATATTGACCCCGCCATAGATTATAATATCGGCATGAAAACATATATTCTTAAGAAATAA
- the pilM gene encoding type IV pilus assembly protein PilM yields the protein MWPFSRKIRRQLGVDVGTSSIKIVELEKEDNLIKLANYGLISDSDFFGEITNGSSIPSGLKVAEGDVSALIKQLLEKTKIKADTAVMSIPIFSSFLTVMELPNLDKKELESAVPFEARSYIPVPLSEVVLDWIVLPHEETTTALKAGEAPVGVNQNRPEKIMVLLIAVPKEVVSKYQRIAVGAGLKLASLESESFSLARSLAGGDPSSIMLVDMGARSSNLTILHKGFIFMSHSADLSGKELTKIIGHSLNVDTKRAEELKKGSGVAMAASDKGLAQVIGPFVDRLVSEIERMESIFSKKENRKIDKIILTGGTANMPGMAEYLSKKLGVVVTVGNPLGKIKYEAVLEQTLRRELGSNLAVSIGLAMRGL from the coding sequence ATGTGGCCATTTAGTCGTAAAATCCGGCGCCAGCTTGGCGTTGATGTTGGTACTTCCTCCATCAAGATCGTCGAACTAGAAAAAGAAGATAACCTCATTAAGTTGGCTAATTACGGATTAATTTCAGATTCCGATTTTTTTGGAGAGATAACCAATGGTTCAAGTATTCCCTCTGGTTTAAAGGTAGCCGAGGGTGATGTTTCTGCGCTAATAAAACAGCTTTTAGAAAAAACAAAGATCAAGGCGGATACAGCAGTTATGTCTATTCCTATTTTTTCTAGTTTTCTTACGGTTATGGAGTTACCGAATTTGGATAAAAAAGAATTAGAAAGCGCAGTACCCTTTGAAGCTCGGTCGTATATTCCTGTGCCGTTATCGGAAGTTGTTTTGGATTGGATAGTTCTGCCGCACGAAGAAACCACTACTGCTTTAAAAGCTGGAGAAGCTCCTGTGGGTGTTAACCAGAATCGTCCAGAAAAAATAATGGTGCTGCTTATTGCTGTACCTAAAGAAGTTGTTTCTAAATATCAAAGAATAGCTGTGGGGGCTGGTTTAAAACTTGCCTCATTGGAATCCGAAAGTTTTAGTTTGGCCCGCTCTTTGGCTGGAGGCGATCCAAGCTCTATTATGCTAGTAGACATGGGCGCCAGAAGTTCAAATTTAACAATTTTGCATAAAGGTTTTATTTTTATGAGCCACAGTGCTGATCTTTCTGGCAAAGAATTAACCAAGATCATTGGGCATAGCTTAAATGTTGATACCAAAAGAGCCGAAGAACTAAAAAAGGGTTCGGGCGTAGCCATGGCGGCTAGCGACAAGGGTCTGGCTCAAGTGATTGGTCCTTTTGTGGATAGGTTGGTTAGCGAAATAGAAAGGATGGAGAGTATTTTTAGCAAGAAAGAGAACAGGAAAATAGATAAAATAATTTTAACAGGTGGCACCGCTAATATGCCGGGGATGGCAGAGTATCTTAGCAAGAAGTTGGGCGTGGTTGTGACCGTGGGCAATCCGCTGGGCAAGATTAAATACGAGGCTGTTCTAGAACAAACTTTAAGGCGTGAGCTGGGTTCAAATTTAGCGGTTTCGATTGGACTGGCTATGCGAGGACTATGA
- a CDS encoding ComF family protein produces MMISKKIDSLLFPSFCINCKSDTPEEPPSLRWLCLNCHRLLITKWEKVSFKPDISESYYIFDYQKDKLAKKLIHTLKYDFVKEIADTFNVGIESERINFRRLVFDFIVPVPLHRRRLKERGFNQSELIAKKISEITEKPIIDNILKRKKYRRPQMEVKNREARIKNTQNIFECVQHQVLDNKVVLLIDDVATTGATLKECARVLKNAGARSILSFTLAQD; encoded by the coding sequence ATGATGATATCAAAGAAGATTGATTCTCTATTATTTCCGTCATTTTGCATAAACTGCAAAAGCGATACACCCGAAGAACCGCCGAGTTTGCGCTGGCTATGTTTAAACTGCCATAGGTTATTGATAACTAAATGGGAAAAAGTTTCTTTTAAGCCAGATATTAGCGAAAGCTATTATATTTTTGATTACCAAAAAGATAAGCTAGCTAAAAAACTAATTCATACACTAAAATACGATTTTGTTAAAGAAATCGCCGATACTTTTAATGTAGGTATAGAAAGCGAGCGTATTAATTTTAGAAGGCTAGTGTTTGATTTTATTGTGCCGGTTCCCTTACATAGACGACGCTTAAAAGAACGGGGATTTAACCAGAGCGAATTAATTGCTAAAAAAATTAGCGAGATAACAGAAAAACCAATAATTGATAATATTTTAAAAAGGAAAAAATACCGTAGGCCCCAAATGGAAGTTAAAAACCGCGAAGCTAGAATAAAAAACACTCAAAATATATTTGAGTGTGTCCAACACCAGGTGTTGGACAATAAAGTAGTTTTGCTGATAGACGATGTGGCTACAACTGGCGCTACCTTAAAAGAATGTGCCCGCGTTTTAAAAAACGCAGGCGCACGTAGTATTTTGTCGTTTACACTGGCGCAGGATTAA
- a CDS encoding phosphoribosyltransferase family protein — protein sequence MDTKVILLVDDVATTGATLKECARVLKNAGADRILSFTLAQD from the coding sequence TTGGACACTAAAGTAATTTTGCTGGTGGACGATGTGGCCACCACCGGTGCCACATTAAAAGAGTGCGCCCGCGTTTTAAAAAACGCGGGCGCAGATAGAATATTGTCGTTTACATTGGCGCAGGATTAA
- the rpsG gene encoding 30S ribosomal protein S7 — translation MRRKINIKRDIKPDIKYGSVLVSQFINKIMQDGEKRVAEKIFYTALANVEKKENKPGLEIFETAVKNVMPHLEVKSRRIGGANYQVPREVRGERKLTLAMRWLVTAARNGKGKSIDKKLAEEIILASKNEGNAIRKRNDTHRMAEANKAFAHFSW, via the coding sequence ATGAGACGAAAAATAAACATCAAACGCGATATTAAGCCGGATATTAAATACGGCAGTGTTTTGGTTTCTCAATTTATAAATAAAATAATGCAAGATGGCGAAAAAAGAGTAGCCGAAAAGATTTTTTATACGGCTTTAGCCAATGTAGAAAAGAAAGAAAACAAACCGGGTTTGGAAATTTTTGAAACAGCTGTTAAAAATGTTATGCCTCATTTAGAGGTTAAATCTCGTAGAATAGGTGGCGCTAATTATCAAGTGCCGCGCGAAGTTCGGGGTGAAAGAAAGTTAACCTTAGCTATGCGCTGGTTGGTTACGGCGGCGCGAAATGGCAAAGGAAAATCTATAGATAAAAAATTAGCCGAAGAAATTATTTTGGCTTCCAAGAACGAAGGCAACGCTATTAGAAAAAGAAACGACACTCATCGTATGGCCGAAGCTAATAAGGCTTTTGCGCATTTCAGCTGGTAA
- the rpsL gene encoding 30S ribosomal protein S12 — protein MPTINQLIKRNRKTSKRKSKSPALTFAFNSLKNRYSYFNSPFKRGVCISVRTMTPKKPNSALRKIARVRLSNGMEVTAYIPGIGHNLQEHSVVMMRGGRVKDLPGIRYHIVRGVLDTTGVEGRMQRRSKYGAKAPK, from the coding sequence ATGCCGACAATAAATCAGTTAATAAAACGAAATAGAAAAACTTCTAAGCGCAAATCCAAATCTCCAGCGCTTACTTTTGCGTTCAATAGCTTAAAAAACAGGTATTCATATTTTAATTCTCCTTTTAAAAGAGGTGTGTGTATCTCGGTTAGAACCATGACACCTAAAAAACCTAACTCGGCTTTGCGTAAAATTGCCCGTGTTAGGTTATCTAATGGTATGGAAGTCACAGCCTACATCCCAGGTATTGGCCACAATTTGCAAGAACACTCGGTGGTGATGATGCGGGGCGGTAGGGTTAAAGATTTGCCGGGTATTAGGTATCATATTGTGCGTGGTGTATTGGATACTACTGGTGTAGAAGGCCGAATGCAAAGAAGGAGCAAGTATGGAGCCAAAGCTCCCAAATAG
- a CDS encoding site-2 protease family protein — protein sequence MDQTVLLIFNLAVLIMSVVVHEVSHGLMAKKLGDNTARDLGRLSFNPLKHLDFMGSFLVPLLSYIGGGFIFGWAKPVPYNPYNLKNQKWGPALVAGIGPVSNFTIALAFGLALRFIPIIPAQTAIAISLIVYINILLGLFNLVPIPPLDGSKILAAVLPYKYERQLNMLERYGMFLVLIFIFFLFPLVTPIIPIIFRFITGFPLMA from the coding sequence ATGGATCAAACAGTGCTTCTAATATTCAACTTGGCCGTGCTTATTATGTCCGTAGTGGTGCACGAGGTTTCGCACGGCTTAATGGCTAAAAAATTGGGCGATAACACCGCTCGCGATCTCGGCCGTTTAAGTTTTAATCCTTTAAAACATTTGGATTTTATGGGTTCTTTTTTGGTGCCCTTACTTTCTTATATAGGCGGAGGCTTTATTTTTGGCTGGGCTAAACCTGTGCCGTATAATCCCTATAATTTAAAAAACCAAAAATGGGGTCCGGCACTGGTGGCTGGCATTGGCCCTGTATCAAACTTTACTATAGCTTTGGCTTTTGGATTGGCCCTTAGATTTATTCCTATCATTCCGGCTCAAACAGCTATCGCTATTTCACTTATAGTTTATATAAACATTCTTTTGGGCTTATTTAATTTAGTGCCGATACCGCCGTTAGATGGTTCTAAAATCTTAGCCGCTGTTTTGCCTTATAAATACGAAAGACAGCTTAACATGCTAGAAAGATACGGTATGTTTTTGGTTCTTATTTTTATATTTTTTTTATTCCCTCTAGTTACACCTATAATACCTATTATTTTTCGCTTTATAACTGGGTTTCCCTTGATGGCATAG
- a CDS encoding SIS domain-containing protein yields MFKETLQNFPQQFSWEPEVINANNLAKKENTIVVGMGGSHLGADLVELCLPNIFLTIHSGYGLPDVSEKLLKNSLIILSSHSGNTEEVLDSFNTAHKQGLALAVIATGGQLLDLAIKNNIAYVKMPAENIQPRLALGYSFRAILKLLDETSTLGESDALANKLDLDAIKNQANNLSKKLQNKIPVIYSSLKNKALADIWKIKFNETSKIPAFSNTWPELNHNEMTGFDSKENTKSLMEQFHFVFLKDEKDDARILKRIDATKNILEQQGLEVTILPLYGDTKTESIFNSLLLADYITLNLAEYYGNDPEQVPLVEKFKKIIST; encoded by the coding sequence ATGTTCAAAGAAACTCTCCAAAACTTCCCCCAACAATTCTCTTGGGAACCCGAAGTTATTAATGCGAATAACTTAGCTAAAAAAGAGAACACTATAGTTGTAGGCATGGGCGGTTCGCATCTTGGCGCAGATTTAGTAGAACTTTGCCTGCCAAATATATTTTTAACTATTCATAGTGGCTATGGCTTGCCCGATGTTTCGGAAAAACTTTTAAAAAATAGTTTAATTATACTAAGCTCTCATTCTGGCAACACCGAAGAAGTTTTAGATTCTTTTAATACAGCGCATAAACAAGGTTTGGCTTTGGCCGTAATTGCAACCGGAGGACAACTTTTAGATTTGGCTATAAAAAATAATATTGCCTATGTAAAAATGCCTGCCGAAAATATACAGCCCCGCCTAGCCTTGGGTTATAGCTTTAGGGCCATACTTAAACTATTAGACGAAACCAGCACTTTGGGCGAATCCGATGCCTTAGCCAATAAACTAGACTTAGATGCCATTAAAAACCAAGCTAATAATCTTTCTAAAAAATTACAAAATAAAATTCCTGTAATTTACTCATCTTTAAAAAACAAGGCTCTAGCTGATATCTGGAAAATAAAATTTAATGAAACCTCTAAAATTCCCGCTTTTTCTAATACATGGCCGGAACTCAATCATAACGAAATGACGGGTTTTGATTCTAAAGAGAACACAAAAAGTTTAATGGAACAATTTCATTTTGTTTTTCTAAAAGACGAAAAAGATGATGCTAGAATTTTAAAAAGAATAGACGCTACAAAAAATATTTTAGAACAACAAGGTCTTGAAGTGACTATATTGCCCCTATATGGAGATACAAAAACTGAAAGTATTTTTAATTCTTTGTTGCTCGCTGACTACATAACCTTGAATCTAGCTGAATATTACGGTAATGATCCGGAACAGGTGCCTCTGGTAGAAAAATTTAAAAAAATAATTTCCACCTAA
- a CDS encoding DUF378 domain-containing protein, which produces MKAIHFVAFILLVVGGLNWLLVGVWGWDISRWLGGMDSTLVKAVYILVGLSAVFELVTHSRGCKTCKKDNMDSM; this is translated from the coding sequence ATGAAAGCTATTCATTTTGTTGCTTTTATACTGCTTGTAGTCGGAGGTTTAAATTGGCTTTTAGTAGGCGTCTGGGGTTGGGATATTAGCCGTTGGTTGGGCGGTATGGATTCAACCTTGGTTAAGGCCGTCTATATTTTAGTTGGTCTTTCAGCTGTTTTTGAACTGGTTACGCATTCTAGGGGTTGCAAAACATGCAAAAAAGACAACATGGACTCTATGTAA
- a CDS encoding exopolysaccharide biosynthesis polyprenyl glycosylphosphotransferase produces MPAQAKKILILFGDIAILYFSLFVTVYLRYSNVADSTSSNFTTSQLFSIHVQAFTPLILIWLLVFYIHNLYEITSAKNSLEFYSGLARSLAVNFLAAVLFFYFANFTYVAPKTNLFIYFGIFSVLFTLWRGQVNIIFKKNLLLKTFIISDNEKGEKLAVKLNQNPQIGYRVEAVINADSSIGESIKEKKIGALIVDDRFFSKEGLAVSLYNFIDKIEVITLDKFNERVWRKINLANVNHIWFLNNIVSGKRSFYETTKRFFDFILAILLTPILFSLGLLIILIIKIEGDGPIFYRQIRVGHKGKNFNLIKFRTMRQDAEKNGAQWTIENDSRVTKVGRFLRKARLDELPQLINILKGEMSFVGPRAERPEFHQLLVKEIPFYDRRYLVKPGLTGWAQINYTYGSSVEDTKEKLSYDFYYLKNRSFIFDVGIILKTANIVLAGLGR; encoded by the coding sequence ATGCCAGCTCAAGCTAAAAAAATATTGATTTTATTTGGAGACATAGCGATTCTTTATTTCTCGCTGTTTGTTACTGTTTATTTAAGATATAGCAATGTGGCTGATTCTACCAGTTCTAATTTCACTACCTCTCAACTTTTTTCTATTCACGTTCAGGCCTTCACCCCCTTGATACTTATTTGGCTTTTAGTTTTTTATATACATAACCTTTACGAAATTACTTCGGCCAAAAATTCATTGGAATTTTATAGTGGCCTAGCGCGCTCACTCGCGGTAAATTTTTTGGCAGCGGTACTGTTTTTTTATTTTGCCAACTTTACTTATGTGGCGCCCAAAACAAATTTATTTATATATTTTGGCATATTTTCTGTTCTTTTTACGCTATGGCGGGGACAAGTGAATATAATTTTTAAGAAAAATTTACTGCTAAAAACTTTTATAATTTCAGATAACGAAAAAGGTGAAAAATTAGCTGTTAAACTAAACCAGAACCCCCAGATAGGTTATAGAGTAGAGGCTGTAATAAATGCTGATAGTAGTATTGGCGAATCTATAAAAGAAAAAAAAATTGGCGCCTTAATAGTGGATGATAGGTTTTTTAGTAAAGAAGGCTTAGCTGTTTCGCTTTACAATTTTATAGATAAGATCGAAGTTATTACGTTAGATAAATTTAACGAAAGAGTTTGGCGCAAAATTAATTTAGCTAATGTTAATCATATTTGGTTTTTAAATAATATTGTTTCGGGTAAAAGATCTTTTTATGAAACAACTAAACGTTTTTTCGATTTTATTCTAGCCATCTTACTGACGCCCATTCTTTTTTCTTTGGGCTTGCTTATTATTCTTATTATTAAAATTGAAGGCGACGGCCCGATTTTTTACCGTCAAATAAGAGTGGGGCATAAAGGTAAAAATTTTAATTTAATTAAATTTAGAACTATGCGTCAAGATGCCGAAAAGAATGGCGCGCAGTGGACTATCGAAAACGACAGCAGAGTAACCAAGGTGGGTAGGTTTTTAAGGAAGGCTCGCCTAGACGAATTGCCTCAACTTATAAATATATTAAAAGGCGAAATGTCTTTTGTGGGCCCCAGAGCCGAACGCCCCGAATTTCATCAGCTCTTGGTTAAAGAAATTCCTTTTTACGATAGAAGATATTTGGTTAAACCCGGCTTAACGGGCTGGGCGCAAATAAATTATACCTATGGCTCTTCGGTGGAAGATACCAAAGAAAAATTATCTTACGATTTTTACTATTTAAAGAATCGTTCATTTATATTTGATGTTGGTATAATCTTAAAGACTGCCAATATAGTTTTAGCTGGATTAGGCAGGTAA